The Pyxicephalus adspersus chromosome 1, UCB_Pads_2.0, whole genome shotgun sequence sequence GCTGGGGCTTAAAATTAATCGGATTCCATCATGTGAGTGAATATGAATAAAACGGTGCATGGGTGATGGTTCATTGTATTACAGGACTATGGTATGTGCTATGGTTAGCTTGTGTCCATATTACATAGAAGGAAACACTGTGCCTCGATGATAACTGACTgcatttaaatgtgaaataataatttgaaatgttGTTCTACATGCGTTGCCCCTATAtgcaggcagcacggtggctcagtggttagcactctggcctttgcagcgctgggtcccaggttccaatcttggccagcacaccatctgcatggagtttgcaggttctccccatatttttgtgggtttcctttgtgtactcaaacatttcctcatttcctcaaacattccacaaacatggagttagattaattggcttcccccaaaattaaccttagactgttttaaagacatacgattatagtagggacattagggACATGACTGTGGAagttgtacagagctgtgtactatgttggcgctatataaattctttgtaataatattgtggGGCTCAGACTGCAAAATTATTCTCAAGCTGCAGCTATCCCCCGCAGTAATACTCTGTTGCCCCAACATGTCCTTAGTTTTCCAAGCTGACTGACTCCCATTGTCCCCCAACCTGAAAGACTAAGGACATACTGAGTGCAGGAGATTGTGTGCCAAGCCTATGACAGCAAACACCATACGGCCCTTCAgtcaataagcctgatttatttaagctctccaagacagtagaagatagactatcatggaagaacctgggtgatcccttgaaatgaatctgatccattatagaaaacattttccaattgatagcacattatttttaggaaatctaattcaggtttgctggatcacccaggttcttccatgatagtttatcttcttcagtctcagagagctttaataaaataggtaaagGTGCTGCTGACATCTCTGCATGATTGAGGATCAGTCAATTCtgtaaaaaagcaaagtaaacgAGGACCTGGGTCATCGTCTGACCAATAGGAGCAGAAAATACGGCACTGGAGGAACAGAAAAGGGGTGCACTGGAGAGAAAGTGGCCTTGACCCCCTGCTGAAAACCTGACCCCTAAAATTGCAGAAATACCACAGCACTATGTATTAATTACAGCATTAAACTTGGACTGGGAGAGGGTGGAGATGGACTGGTTTCTGATCAAGTCTATTATCATACATGCAGTGCCAGATGTAGCCAACAGGGGGCCCCACTGCATACTTGGCCTGGCCCCTGTTGGGTGAGGAGGGTCCAGGACCCTTGtccagtggcacactttgcaccactCAATGTCCACCCGTGTATACAGGTAGAGAAGAAAGCACAAAGAGCTGAACTGATGACTGTGTGTGTTATTCCACCTTAAATCAGAAAGCTGCAGGGGAGGAGGTGACTCCATTGGATTCCTGAACTCTAACAGGTAAAATGCTGTCACCCATGGTGCGCAATTTATTCTGCAGGAGCTCCTGCAGGGGAGTTACCCATGTGTAAGCTGGCCCCTTCCAAATAAGTCCCCCCCCTAAGGTCCAACACTCTCATGTGATTGGTTGATGAGTAAACCAATGAGCTCCCCTATATCTGGAGGATtggcaattttctttttgcatgtgtTGTGTAGAGGGCGAAGGTAAAAACCAAAGGCAAACCCATTCCATTTACATAGAACCCAAGCTTACTTTGATTAAGAGCCATATTTACTAACCTTTTCTTAAGAAGTCACAGTTGTAGTAATGACATCTGGATTCTGTTGTTTTAAGGACAAATCTGCTTTCACCACCGTCCCTGGTAAATCCGGTCACTTCGAAGACCTCATCTATGGGTATGAGAACCTCCTCCTCTCCGGGAAAAGGGGAGAAGTTGTGTATATCGGCCCCGAAGCAGGTGCTTATATTGAAGAAAGTCCTCATGCCGAAGTTCTCTGCCACCGTTCGGTTTCTGGATGAAGACGTGAATTGTCCGAATCGTATTTTCCCCCCGATATCCTCAGGTAACAGACGTACCCCACCTACCCCTCTGTACACCGGGACCGGGCAGTCCAGTCTCAGTTGTTTCAAGGCTTGAGTCATGAAGAAATGCAAGGAGTGGTAGTGGAAATTTTCCCGGTCGTAATTTCTTACGGCTTCATTGAAATCGGAATAAACGGTATCGTTGGAATAGATGATCAGGGCGACTACATGCTCATCCTGCAAGCTGGCAGGAATTTCTATTTCTTCctggaaatattttttgctttccaTCCAAGCTTCCAATGCAAGATCCCAAGCAAGTGCGAACTCGGGGTCAAAATTCTTTTCTTGCTTCAGTAGGTGGGATCGGATAGCATTCTCCATTTCCAGCTCACAACCTTCATATTGGTCATCAAAAGCATTGCTGTTCATGGTTATGGGGCAACTGGGGACCTGCGGGGGCAAAATGTGCAATCAGAGGGGAACTTTGTATGGGGGTGAGGATAAAAAGCACTAAAACCCCCCAAATATCCAATGATATCTACGTACTGCGCGTGTCCTGAGAACCCCGAATATCAGACACAGGGAGAAGCTGGAATACGCCAGGAATCTCATTCTTCTATAATCTGTGGGGACAACAGAAAGGATCACAGATAAATCACTGATGGAAGAGGAATGTCCTGATCTGTGAATGATGAAGAAGGGAAAATATTCAGTATTATGGGGTTACTTTATAAAAAgcactgtgaaaaaaaagtgactgcctgtcctgttctgtatcctcatagctatatatcaggtgacttcctgtgcctaggcactcctgttctatGCCCTCATAGccgtatatcaggtgacttcctgtgcctaggcactcctgttctgtatccttaTAGCTGTATAACAGGTGACTTCCAGTGCCTAGGCATTcttgttctgtatcctcataactgtatatcaggtgactttctgtgcctaggcactgttctccttgctggaggctgtgACATGAGGAAGccaagccctgcctctaccaattTGGCTGCCTCCATACCTACACACGGTGCAGAAACAAAGCATGGGAAGTCATGTTGGGGAGCAGCCTGCCCTCTGCTAGCATGCCATAAGTTTCCCTGATTGCAGATGATTATCTCTGGCTCTGTTGGCATGTCATACATTGGCACAGCTTGCACACTGAAACCAAGGCTCCTTCCCTGCATCGTGCTGACAGGTGACAGGCATTTctgctcaggctgtggctgctttccaaTAAGAGACAACTATAAGACTTTGCTTTAAGCATGAATTGTGACAGATAAATCACTGATGGAAGAGGAATGTCCTGATCTGTGAATGATGAAGAAGGGAAAATATTCAGTATTATGGGGTTACTTTATAAAAAgcactgtgaaaaaaaagtgactgcctgtcctgttctgtatcctcatagctatatatcaggtgacttcctgtgcctaggcactcctgttctgtaccctcatagctgtatatcaggtgacttcctgtgcctaggcactcctgttctgtatccttaTAGCTGTATAACAGGTGACTTCCAGTGCCTAGGCATTcttgttctgtatcctcataactgtatatcaggtgactttctgtgcctaggcactgttctccttgctggaggctgtgACATGAGGAAGccaagccctgcctctaccaattTGGCTGCCTCCATACCTACACACAGTGCAGAAACAAAGCATGGGAAGTCATGTTGGGGAGCAGCCTGCCCTCTGCTAGCATGCCATAAGTTTCCCTGATTGCAGATGATTATCTCTGGCTCTGTTGGCATGTCATACATTGGCACAGCTTGCACACTGAAACCAAGGCTCCTTCCCTGCATCGTGCTGACAGGTGACAGGCATTTctgctcaggctgtggctgctttccaaTAAGAGACAACTATAAGACTTTGCTTTAAGCATGAATTGTGGAAAAGTCCAGGGGCCCTGTAACAAAATGACTGGGAAAAGATGAAGGGATTATCAGGCATTGTGTGCTATTGGCTCCTAGGCAAGTCTACAATggaggacaggttctctttgactTGCCATTCTGTTTTGCATATTGAGTTTTTGCTTGCACAGTCGAAGCTGCACCCTCCCGTCTGCACAATACGAGGATATCGATATTAAGTCCTGTACTGTGCTATGTTTGTCGTACAGATTATCCTCCCTGCTTCTGGTCCAGTCATGCATGAGAAGTCTAGAATCCATTGCCAGAGCTCCACCACCATCTAACAatctcttagattgcaagctcctgggggcagggtcccctcctcctcctgtgtctgtatctgtctgtcattccctcccctatttaatgtacagcgctgcataatatgttggtgctatataaatcctgtttgataataataatcatcattagGAAATGAAATTGTGCATGtgaagccaaaaatgtttttcttaattttgGATAAAAGGGTTAAAactaatctaaatctaaaaaagtcAGCAGGAGGAAGAGCTGACAAAACTGACACGCAGGGTTTCATTTGTCAAAAAGTAAAGCCGTGGCTGCAGGGTGCACCCTGGCCCACCAATGGCTGAAGAAGATTCCCATGGAGCTGGAAGAGACATGAGAAAGATGGCGGCTTCCTAGATGCGGCAATGAgtggatcctggacctgtcatcattgCATGATTCCTGCACACAGAGGTGGTCTGCGCTATTGGTCTCCATCGCTgcttatggcagaagctcaccaccacCCAGCCATCTCCaaacagttccactttaagaacccctttcaggtttttattaatatttaacctCAGTGTTGGTCAGGGTTGTAGTGGTAAAAGAAGTAGAGGGAGCACAGTAATAGTGAAAGCTATCCATAGCGAGCGTGCAGGAAGAGCCTATACAGGGGTCCCAAAAAAAGTGGGGTCAGGGTGTAGCCACGTGTGCCAGCCCCACTACACCCATGGTGTTTTTGCTGTTAATTTTTGTGTTCACTAGTGGCAGTTGGATCATTCCTAATGGAGTTATTCTCAGACCAGAGCTTGGAATTCGGCCAATCCAATCGGATTGGCAGAGTCACTGCCAGGTGTGATGCGGCTTCTTCCAAAATACAAAATCCCACtctgaatttgtttattttagtgtTCTGAGCACATTTAGTCATGCATGGTAGTTACTATAACAGGACATGATTTATCTTCCAATGGGGAAACCTGTCGTAGGGACAACACTCCTAACTAGTGCCAAATTTAGCACAGGACCTCCTAGGGGCAGCATTTGAGCCCCGGCCAATACCCTTACCATTGCCAGCTGTCTGCCCTGCCTGGCCTGCCATCGCGCTCCCTGCGTCTGTACTGTCCTTTGTATACCCATAGAGAATCATTGGCCCCCCAGACAATCTGAAGAGTTTAGCAGAAGATGATTTCACTTGTCGGGGCCACATGAGCCATGCTCACTGATTATTAAAGCTGCCAAATGTCAACTTCAGAACACcaggattggggggggggtcatgtgaccagaaGAGGACAGGTATTAGGGGGTGCTCAGAATTGGGAAACCATTCCTGTTGTGTTCTCAGGACAGCAAATAAAATCTTCTGGATGAGAAACAAACAAACCCCTGATTGTGCCCCTATCTACCCCAATTTGCAGCAGATGAGCACATAATAACCACAGCCAATGGGGTGAAGAAAGGAGAAAGTTTCCCCAACCACGGGAATTTATCACCGCCTGTTATGTAAGAATATAACTGGTTAAACGAGTCTGGAACCAAAGAGCAGTTTTGATTTCAAAACAGaaactattgtttttattctttctaaaTCTATTCACTTGTCACCTTTAGTGAATCTTGTGTCATCTGAAGCTCGGTCTATTTTAGGAATATGGGAATGGCATCATTGGAAAGCCGAATTCCCATTTCCATTGTTATCACTCTGCTTGCAGCTTTTCGTGAATA is a genomic window containing:
- the LOC140323500 gene encoding ecto-ADP-ribosyltransferase 5-like, whose translation is MRLWMMLDYRRMRFLAYSSFSLCLIFGVLRTRAVPSCPITMNSNAFDDQYEGCELEMENAIRSHLLKQEKNFDPEFALAWDLALEAWMESKKYFQEEIEIPASLQDEHVVALIIYSNDTVYSDFNEAVRNYDRENFHYHSLHFFMTQALKQLRLDCPVPVYRGVGGVRLLPEDIGGKIRFGQFTSSSRNRTVAENFGMRTFFNISTCFGADIHNFSPFPGEEEVLIPIDEVFEVTGFTRDGGESRFVLKTTESRCHYYNCDFLRKDGKSRRCVFSRGTKDLLSSAAIALLFSVLIFTITDS